In Candidatus Accumulibacter cognatus, the genomic window TGCGGAAGCGTTCGAGCAGGATCATGTCGAGTACGGCTGGCAGTCGCCTCGCGAGCGTAACCGTGCTGACCAGGTAGAGCAGGGCGAGGCCGAGATCGGCGAGAGTGATCGGCAGGCGTTTATCTTCGCCATCGATGGTCGTCGAGCGATACCACAGGGTGATGTCGTCGAGGATCGTCAGGGCCGGAAAAACCACCGACCAGATGGCGTAGAGGCCAGCCAGGGCGAGCAGGGTGGTGACGATGGCGAGAAGTTCGCGGCTGTCCTCGGTCATCGCCGCCAGATCGACCTTGGCATACACAGTCGGTGCGGTCCTGCCGTCAGCTGCGTTCGGAGTAGCGCATGCCGCGGCGTCCGTTGCCGATTCGCCGGCTCGCTCGACGCTGGCGATCTGGTAAGCGGCGCGTTGACGCAGCAAGGTCAACCAGCGCCAGGCGAGCCCATCCAGCAGAACCAGGCCGCAGGCCAGCCAGAGGCTCAGCAGCAGGGAATGCATCATGATTACTGCCGAGTAGACGTAGCCGTTCAGGGTCGAGGCGAGGACCACAAAAGGTGTTGCCAGTAGGGCAGGGAACCACAGCGGCTGCAGGCGGAAGAGCAGTGCCGGGTGGGGTTGCTGTCGCAGGTGCGCGAGTACGCCACGCCGGGGGTGAAAGACGCGGTAGAAGAATACCGCCACTGCAAGAGTCACGAGCAGCAGCGCCAGCCGGCTGACGACACCGCCGTTGAGCCCAGGGTTCAGGTCCATGGCCAGTCGGCCGACGACATTCGCCGGGACGAAGACCCACAGGAGGCGACCGAGTTCGATGCACAATCCGTTGGCGGCCGATTCGGGCCACTGCAGGTGCACCCTGCCCAGGCCCCCAGGCAGGCTGATCTGGCGCAGCGCGAGAAGTACATAGAGGTTGATCGCGACCGATTTCAGGCCGGTGCCGACGGTGTGCGAGAGCGCGGTGCCCTGATGCCCCAGCAGGAGTCCGCTGATGACGGCGATCAGCAGGGGTAGTGGCGCCGCTTTCAGCAGTGACCAGCCGAGGGCGCGAGCGGTGTAACGGAAGCTGTCGGCGCCGGGTTCGCCGACGTGCCGCGCGGTGTGCTCGATGGCCGCAGTCAATCTGCCTTGCCGCCACGTCAGGACGAGTGCCAGCAGCACGCCCAGCCAGAAGACGGGTGACGGAAAGACCTCCTGCTCGAAGGCGCGCACCAGATCCGACCGGCGTGCGGGCGTGAGCAGCACCTGCACCTCATCCAGCAACCGGAGAACGTCATGCGGCTGCGTTCTCGATTGGGTGCCGAGCCAGAACAGGTGCTTCTCGAGAAAGGAGTCGTAGCTTCGTGCCGCTTCCCGCATCTCGCTTTCGGCGGCGTGCAGTTTGCGTAAGCGGTCGAGATAGATCGCCTCGCTTTCCAGTTGCTGGCCGAGCAAGACCTGCCGTTGCGTAACCAGGGCGTGCAGCGTCGCGTCCAGCGCGCCCGTCTGCTCGGCGGGAAGTCCGGCGGCGAGTTCGGCGACAGCTGCCGGCCCGTTGGCGACACGCGCCGCTTCGTCGAGTGAGCGCAGGCGTCGCACGTTGACTTCGGCAATTCGCTGCGCGAGTTCACGGTCCTTGCGTTCGTAGACCTTGAGGTCGGGCAGCGTCTGGCGATGGGCAAGCAGCAGCGGGCCGAGTCCGGGACTGAGCGCGCTGATCTCCGTCGCCGCCTGTTCGCGTTTGTGGTTGGCGCGGATCCGTTCCGCCACCTGCACCGCCTGCGCCTGCTCCTTGTCCAGCGCAGCCAGCGGTAGGGTGACCGCGTTGAGATCCCGCGCGAGCATGAGGTTGTGTTCGGCAAAGCTCGCCAGGGCCGGGCTCAAACCGACGACGGTTTCCAGCATCCGTTGCGCGGCCTGTTCTGCCTGTTGCGCCTGCGCGACTCGCCAGGCGTTGTTCAGTGCCTTCAGATCCCTGACGCGCTGGCCGATGCGATCGAGCTTGACAGTCTTTTCGTCGCGTGTCGCCGCAAGGAGGTCCCATTTCATCGGCAGGCCGAGCAGTTCCTGATCAAGCGCCTGGATCTGCGTGCTGAGGGCGACATAACGGGTTTCGAGGCTCCACCGCCTAGCCTCGCCCAGCCTCTCCGGCTCGTCGCTGGCAGGTGTGCTCTGCAGGGCCGCGGCGATGGCACGCTGTTGCTCCTGCGTCGTCGCGAGAGTCTGGCGGATCGTCGTCGGCCGGTTCTCCTGATAGGCCAGTTGTCGCTCGATGTCGGCGCGCAAAGCCTGTACCGCCGCCAGATCGGCTTCCTCACGCTTGAGATCACGCGCGATCTCGGCGCCGCCGGCTACCGCGTCGGCGATCTTGGCGGCTGGTGGCTCGGCGGCCTGCAAGGTGGCGATGCGCTGGCGGACCAGATCGGTCTCCTGCGGTGCCGTACGCATGCTCTCGGCGAAGACGTCGGCGCGTGCCGCGTGGGCGTCGATCTTCGTCAGGTTGCTGAGGCTGTCGCGGTAGAGGGCGATGAGCTCGGCACGGCCCTTGGCATCGAGTTCGGGGTTGCCTTCCGCCTGGCTGATCTTGGCTTGCAGAATTTCGGCAGTCACCAGCAACGGCGCTATGCCGCGACGACCCGGTGACGTTGTCGGCTCGCCTGCCAGCAGCGTGCCACAGCACAGCGCGAGGATGATCAGCCAGGGCCGCAGGCAGGCGGGCAGGGACTTCGACATGCGGCGCATTCTGACATACGCAGGCGGGCTTACCAAGCGGCATGCGCAGGCTGAACCTCTTTCTTGGCTGCCGCCACCAGGGCAGAGGCTTGCCGGGTAGGTGTCGTCGAGCCGGCAAGGGGCCAGTGCCGCGGCACGCTGCCCGAGCAGGGGCTCATCGGTCCGAAGTTGGCGACAGGTTGCCGCACCGGCGGAAGGGGTAGAATACGGTCTTCACCTTCTTCGGGGCCTGAACTGATGATTCCATTTCGCGCGCCATTCCTGCTGGTCGTGCTGTTGCTGCTGACGCTCGGTGCTTGTGCCACCCGTCCGGTCAATCCGCCGATCACGCTGGCCGATCCGAAGACTGGCTACCGTTTTGAGGTGCGGCAGGCACATGCGACGAAGAAGGAAAACCTGGTCATTCTCGCCTTCTCGGGCGGCGGTACGCGCGCGGCGGCCTTTTCGTACGGCGTTCTCGAATTCCTGCGCCGTACCGAGGTGACGGGTCCGCAGGGCCAGACCATGCGCCTGCTCGATGCCGTCGACGTCATCACCGGCGTCTCCGGTGGCAGCTTCACCGCGTTGGCCTACGGTCTCTACGGCGACAAACTGTTTGACGAGTACGAACAGCGTTTCCTGAAGCGCGACGTCCAGGGCGAAATCATTGCCCGTACGTTCAGTCCGCGCCACTGGGGGGCACTGTGGTCGCTGGGCTGGGGTCGCTCGGAGCTGGCGGCGCAGTTGTATGACGAAATCCTCTTCAATGAAGCTACCTTCGGCGATCTGGACCGCGGCCGTGGTCCACTGATCCTGGCGTCGGCCACCGATATTTCGACCGGCGCTCGGTTTGTTTTCAACCAGACTACCTTCGATGTCCTCTGCTCGGATCTCAATGCCGTGCGCTTGTCGCGGGCCGCTGCCGCGTCATCGGCCGTACCGGTGGTGCTCTCGCCGGTGACGATCAACAACTATGGTGGCAGCTGCAACACGCAGTTGCCCCGCTGGGTGAATGTGTTTTCCTCCGCTGCGGAACCGCCGCGCCCCGCGGCGCGCGCGATCCGCTCGCTGAAGGATCTGCAGGCCTACGGGGACGGCGCCAACCGGCCCTACCTGCACCTCGTGGACGGTGGCGTCTCGGACAACGTCGGCATGCGCGCGGTGCTCGATGCGCTGGAGATTTCCCAGGCACTGCACGAATTGGGTGCGCCGACGCCGCTCGACCACGCGCGCAGGGTGATCGTCTTCATTGTCAATTCACTGTCTTCGCCACCGACCAACTGGGACGAATCCCAGGTCCCGCCGGGTACCATCAGCATCCTGTTGAAGTCCGCCGGCGTGCCGATCGACCGCTACTCGTATGAAGCGGTCGAGTTGCTGCGGGACATTGCGGCGCGCTGGCAGATCTTGCGTCTGATCGGCCACTCGCCAGCCATGGCTGCCAACAAGGATCCCGTCGTTGCCGCCGCACTGCGCGTGCCGAACGCCGAGATCTACGCCATCGACGTGTCCTTCGCCGCGCTCAAGGACAAGGAAGAACTGGCCTACCTGAATGCGCAGCCGACATCGTTCGTGTTGCCCGATGAGGCTGTCGATCGCCTGCGTGCGGCAGCGGGAACGATCATCATGGACTCGCCGGAGTTCCAGCGCGTGCTCAAGGACGTCGGGGCCAGGATCGTCACCCAGGCACCGCGCGCGCCAGCGGCGACGGCCGCGCCCGCCGCGCAGTAGCGCACCGCGTCGTGCCGAGCGCGCT contains:
- a CDS encoding mechanosensitive ion channel, producing the protein MSKSLPACLRPWLIILALCCGTLLAGEPTTSPGRRGIAPLLVTAEILQAKISQAEGNPELDAKGRAELIALYRDSLSNLTKIDAHAARADVFAESMRTAPQETDLVRQRIATLQAAEPPAAKIADAVAGGAEIARDLKREEADLAAVQALRADIERQLAYQENRPTTIRQTLATTQEQQRAIAAALQSTPASDEPERLGEARRWSLETRYVALSTQIQALDQELLGLPMKWDLLAATRDEKTVKLDRIGQRVRDLKALNNAWRVAQAQQAEQAAQRMLETVVGLSPALASFAEHNLMLARDLNAVTLPLAALDKEQAQAVQVAERIRANHKREQAATEISALSPGLGPLLLAHRQTLPDLKVYERKDRELAQRIAEVNVRRLRSLDEAARVANGPAAVAELAAGLPAEQTGALDATLHALVTQRQVLLGQQLESEAIYLDRLRKLHAAESEMREAARSYDSFLEKHLFWLGTQSRTQPHDVLRLLDEVQVLLTPARRSDLVRAFEQEVFPSPVFWLGVLLALVLTWRQGRLTAAIEHTARHVGEPGADSFRYTARALGWSLLKAAPLPLLIAVISGLLLGHQGTALSHTVGTGLKSVAINLYVLLALRQISLPGGLGRVHLQWPESAANGLCIELGRLLWVFVPANVVGRLAMDLNPGLNGGVVSRLALLLVTLAVAVFFYRVFHPRRGVLAHLRQQPHPALLFRLQPLWFPALLATPFVVLASTLNGYVYSAVIMMHSLLLSLWLACGLVLLDGLAWRWLTLLRQRAAYQIASVERAGESATDAAACATPNAADGRTAPTVYAKVDLAAMTEDSRELLAIVTTLLALAGLYAIWSVVFPALTILDDITLWYRSTTIDGEDKRLPITLADLGLALLYLVSTVTLARRLPAVLDMILLERFRMSSGSRYTFTTLTTYGIVAGGTLLTLYTLGAQWSQVQWLAAAMSVGIGFGLQEIVANFISGLIILFERPVRVGDLITVGNTDGVVTKIRIRATTIRNADRQELVVPNKEFITGRLLNWSLSDPVTRVKVSVGVAYGTDIDSAHALMRAAADEHEHVLADPKPVVSFDAFGDNSLTLTLRAFVDDIDHRSATVTDLHKAINRKFEQAGIAMAFPQRDLHFDPSSPLHVTIEDVRHEKTDAGNPC
- a CDS encoding patatin-like phospholipase family protein, with product MIPFRAPFLLVVLLLLTLGACATRPVNPPITLADPKTGYRFEVRQAHATKKENLVILAFSGGGTRAAAFSYGVLEFLRRTEVTGPQGQTMRLLDAVDVITGVSGGSFTALAYGLYGDKLFDEYEQRFLKRDVQGEIIARTFSPRHWGALWSLGWGRSELAAQLYDEILFNEATFGDLDRGRGPLILASATDISTGARFVFNQTTFDVLCSDLNAVRLSRAAAASSAVPVVLSPVTINNYGGSCNTQLPRWVNVFSSAAEPPRPAARAIRSLKDLQAYGDGANRPYLHLVDGGVSDNVGMRAVLDALEISQALHELGAPTPLDHARRVIVFIVNSLSSPPTNWDESQVPPGTISILLKSAGVPIDRYSYEAVELLRDIAARWQILRLIGHSPAMAANKDPVVAAALRVPNAEIYAIDVSFAALKDKEELAYLNAQPTSFVLPDEAVDRLRAAAGTIIMDSPEFQRVLKDVGARIVTQAPRAPAATAAPAAQ